From the Lolium rigidum isolate FL_2022 chromosome 2, APGP_CSIRO_Lrig_0.1, whole genome shotgun sequence genome, one window contains:
- the LOC124692648 gene encoding B-box zinc finger protein 25-like — translation MKIQCDSCGVAAATVVCCADEAALCARCDVEIHAANRLASKHQRLPLDALGAKLPRCDVCQEKAAFIFCVEDRALFCRDCDEPIHVPGTLSGNHQRYLATGIRVGLGPVSACADHSAGHHHDADHHAPAPKIASDHQHPPAQPAAPATQSLQQVPSPPQFLPQGWAVDELLQFSDYESSDKLHKDSPLGFKELEWFTADMELFHDQGPKAGRTTMEVPEFFASQAADDAAYYRTTSRVAANAGVRQSKKARVEITDDEDFFIVPDLG, via the exons ATGAAGATCCAGTGCGACTCGTGCGGCGTCGCGGCGGCCACCGTCGTGTGCTGCGCGGACGAGGCGGCGCTGTGCGCGCGCTGCGACGTGGAGATCCACGCCGCCAACCGGCTGGCCAGCAAGCACCAGCGCCTCCCGCTCGACGCGCTCGGCGCCAAGCTCCCGCGCTGCGACGTCTGCCAGGAGAAGGCCGCCTTCATCTTCTGCGTCGAGGACAGGGCGCTCTTCTGCCGCGACTGCGACGAGCCCATCCACGTGCCCGGAACGCTCTCGGGGAACCACCAGCGCTACCTCGCCACGGGGATCCGCGTCGGCCTCGGCCCCGTCTCCGCCTGCGCCGACCACAGCGCCGGCCACCACCACGACGCAGATCACCACGCCCCCGCGCCCAAGATCGCCTCCGACCACCAGCACCCGCCGGCACAGCCTGCCGCTCCTGCCACCCAGTCGCTGCAGCAGGTCCCCTCGCCGCCCCAGTTCCTGCCGCAGGGCTGGGCGGTCGACGAGCTCCTGCAGTTCTCCGACTACGAGTCCAGCGACAAG CTGCACAAAGATTCCCCTCTCGGCTTCAAGGAGCTGGAGTGGTTCACCGCGGACATGGAGCTGTTCCACGACCAGGGGCCCAAGGCCGGGAGGACCACCATGGAGGTCCCCGAGTTCTTCGCCTCGCAGGCAGCCGACGACGCCGCCTACTACAGGACCACCAGCAGAGTCGCTGCCAACGCCGGCGTGCGCCAGAGCAAGAAGGCCAGGGTCGAGATCACCGACGACGAGGACTTCTTCATCGTACCCGATCTTGGCTAA